The sequence GGTATGCCTGGGCGCGGCTGACGCGCTTGTACGAGTTCACCACGCTGATGTTCAAACGGCGTGCGCATTCCTCGTGATCCTCCACGTCCTCGTGGTGATACAGCTCCCATGCGGAAGCCTCCTTGGGGTGCTCCTGCTGGAGCCTGGCGTAGGCGGCCCAGTACAGCTCCTGCGCCTCGGCGCGCTCCTCGCGACGCCGTGCGCCCTCCACCGCCCGGGCCACCTCGGACGGCGTCTCCTCCATCACGTCGTCGGGCGAGGCCGGCGCGGGCGCCAGCTCCTCCCGGTGCCGCCGGTAGAAGTCGATGGCGACGTGCTTGACGATGCGCAGGAAGAACGTCTTGGGAGACGCGCTCCTGCCCGGCATCTGCTCGGACACGCCCCGGAACTGGTCCAGGCCGCGGTCGAGGAACTTCCCCACCGCGTCCTGGAAGAGCTCGTCGGCGTCCGCCGGGGAGCCGCGTCCGTAGCTGCCCTGAATCCTGCTGATGACGTAGCGGGCCGGGCGCGCCCATCGCGCGCACAGGGCCCCCAGCGGGGTCCCCACGGCCTCGCCCGTGGCGCGGCGGCGGGACACCTCCGCGAACAATTCCTCATCCGTGAGCTGCTCGTACACCGGAGGACCCTGGAGGCTGTCCCGGGACGTCCTCATCCCGGGAGGTTGGGTTACGGGGATGTGGCGCGGCAAATTAACACGTTGCATCCGCGAACAGCCTCCGACTGGTTACCCGAACCCCCGACTCCGGCGCCCGGCATTTCCTGACAGGTTTTTTTCGCGGGCCGCGCATGACGCGGCGGGTCTTCTCCCTAGAGGCTCGGCGGAGGCCCGGGCAGGCCCGCAAGGCCCCGGAAACAGGCCTTTGAAACGCGCCGTCAGGATTCCGGCCCGGGGGGCGTCCAGGGGCGCATCGCTTTCGAGCGCCCGGCCGAAGAGGCCCTACACGCCGTGGTTCGACTCCACCCCTCCGCTCGCAAGGCGGGGGGCCCGCCGGCGGTCCGGCACTGAACTCTGGATTCAGCCTTCCGGCTTCCTCACTCGGGCGCTCACTTTTTCCCTCCCCACACCCAGGCGGCCCTTCCGGGCATGCCTTTTGTCCCGAAAGGGGGACGACCGCCATGACCACCGCTCGCACCCAGACGACCCTTCCGGAGACGCAGCGCGGACCGGCCGAGCGGCTGCTCGACGTGGTGCTCGGCGGCTCCGCCCACCTGTGGCACCACCGCCCGGGCCTGGACGTGAACGGCACCTGGGTGGCCGCCGCCAGCGCGGACGCGAAGGCGCACGCGCGCGGCCGCAAGGTGGCGCCGGGCCTGTTCGTGCCCGCGGCGGTGAAGCTGTACGGCCAGCTCCTGGAGCTCTACCGCCTCAACCCCACGCTGATGGCGCACTTCGCGTCGTACGCGCTGACGCAGACGGACTGGCGCGACCTGAAGGTGGCCACCTGCGCGCTGATGCTGGTGCAGGAGCACGCGGGCCAGCCCGTGCGCGACGGCGAGGGCGCGGTCGCCTTCCACGACGACGACTACCGCGCCATCGGCGAGGCCATGGTGCTGCACTACGTGCGCCGCTCCACGCGGATGCTCACGCCCAAGGCCGTGCTGCGCGTGGCGGAGCTGCTGGAGACGCCGGAGATTGCCCGCCTCAACCGCGCCGCGGGCTTCGGTGACCCCGCGTCGCGCAAGCCGCCGCTGGGCCGCTGGAAGCGCGTGGCGCAGAAGTGGCTGGCCGCGCGCGAGGCGAACCTGCCCATGCTCCAGGGCCTGGTGAAGGCGGGCTACAAGGAGACGCTGAAGAAGCTTGCGCGCAAGGCGGGCTACAAGCCCCAGTCGCAGGGCTTCTTCGAGGTGCTCGGCTGGAAGCAGAAGCAGGCGGACGGGGGTCACCGGCAGGTGGGCCTGCAGGGCCTGACGCTGGTGAAGCGCGAGCGCTTCGACGGCCTCTCCGAGGCGGAGATCTGCGAGTGGATTGAACTGGAGCGGCTCTCCTACAAGGAGGTCGTGGGCCGGCTGCCGAAGGACGTGGGCCTCACGCCCGCCATCCTGGCGACGCTGCTGCCGTCGCTGTCGGACCGCGACCTGCGGCTGATGACGCCCACGCTGGAGGACCTGGGCCTGCTGCAGGAGCCGTCCGTGAAGGCGCGCTGGGAGCGGGCGGTGGCGAACGCCACGGATCAGCGCTCGCTGAACATCGCGAAGAACGTCCGGAGCGAGGACGTGCGTCGCAAGCTGGAGGAGGCGAGCGACAACGCGGTGAAGAAGGCGGTGGCGGAGGCGACGGCGGAGACGGACGTGCGGGTGATGTTCCTCATCGACAAGTCGGGCTCCATGGAGGGCGCCATCGAGCAGTCCAAGGAGGCGCTGTCGCGCATCCTCGCGGGCTTCCCGATGGACAAGCTGCACGTGGCGGCGTTCGACACCATGGGCACGGTGCTCAAGCCCAAGGCAGCGAACCGCACGGCGGTGCAGCACATGCTGGCCGGGCTGAAGGCGTCTGGCGGCACGGTGCACGCGGCCGGTGTGCACGCGCTGCACCGCGCCGGGGTGCGCATCCCGGCGGAGGCGAAGCTGGTGGTGATGGTGGTGGGTGACGAGGCGGGCGAGGCGGGCGACCAGTTCGCCCGGGCCTTCCACGCGTGTGGCTACAGCGTGGCGGCCCTGGCGCTGCTGGTGAGCGTGGCGGGGGCGCGCGGCAACACGGTGCGCTCGGGCGCGAAGCAACTGGGCGTGCCCTTCAGCGAGGTGAACGTGGAGCAGTTCGCGGACCCGTACCAGGTGCCGCGTGTGCTCCAGGCGCTGATGGACGCGCCGCGCGAGGCGGGGGCCAGCCAGTCCGGCTGGGTGGACCGGGTGATGAGCACGCCGCTGTTGAAGGTGGCG comes from Corallococcus macrosporus and encodes:
- a CDS encoding sigma factor is translated as MYEQLTDEELFAEVSRRRATGEAVGTPLGALCARWARPARYVISRIQGSYGRGSPADADELFQDAVGKFLDRGLDQFRGVSEQMPGRSASPKTFFLRIVKHVAIDFYRRHREELAPAPASPDDVMEETPSEVARAVEGARRREERAEAQELYWAAYARLQQEHPKEASAWELYHHEDVEDHEECARRLNISVVNSYKRVSRAQAYLRLYLLELQRDGMPEDPS
- a CDS encoding vWA domain-containing protein, which encodes MTTARTQTTLPETQRGPAERLLDVVLGGSAHLWHHRPGLDVNGTWVAAASADAKAHARGRKVAPGLFVPAAVKLYGQLLELYRLNPTLMAHFASYALTQTDWRDLKVATCALMLVQEHAGQPVRDGEGAVAFHDDDYRAIGEAMVLHYVRRSTRMLTPKAVLRVAELLETPEIARLNRAAGFGDPASRKPPLGRWKRVAQKWLAAREANLPMLQGLVKAGYKETLKKLARKAGYKPQSQGFFEVLGWKQKQADGGHRQVGLQGLTLVKRERFDGLSEAEICEWIELERLSYKEVVGRLPKDVGLTPAILATLLPSLSDRDLRLMTPTLEDLGLLQEPSVKARWERAVANATDQRSLNIAKNVRSEDVRRKLEEASDNAVKKAVAEATAETDVRVMFLIDKSGSMEGAIEQSKEALSRILAGFPMDKLHVAAFDTMGTVLKPKAANRTAVQHMLAGLKASGGTVHAAGVHALHRAGVRIPAEAKLVVMVVGDEAGEAGDQFARAFHACGYSVAALALLVSVAGARGNTVRSGAKQLGVPFSEVNVEQFADPYQVPRVLQALMDAPREAGASQSGWVDRVMSTPLLKVA